Proteins encoded by one window of Ralstonia sp. RRA:
- a CDS encoding branched-chain amino acid ABC transporter permease codes for MNVYLLQVVNGVGIGMLYFLLAVGLSIIFGLLRFVNFAHGAFYALGAYLCFQALQLGMNFWLALVLAPIVIGALAWVTEKVLLRHVYAQAHEFHILITVGLALAVQELIIVAWGPLGVDVPPPDALQGVVMWGDFVYPKYRLFVIGFTAVLAMGLWWLLEGTRLGSAVRAGSESTEMVSLLGINVFRLFSLMFALGAATAAVAGVLAAPIRGAEPFMGVEALGIAFVVVVVGGMGSFAGALVGGLLVGIVQSLMSTLWPEGARLMIYVAMAAVLLLRPHGLLGRG; via the coding sequence ATGAACGTCTACCTGCTCCAGGTCGTCAACGGCGTGGGGATCGGCATGCTCTACTTCCTGCTGGCGGTAGGGCTGTCGATCATCTTCGGGCTGTTACGCTTCGTCAATTTCGCCCACGGCGCGTTCTATGCGCTGGGCGCGTATCTCTGCTTTCAGGCCCTGCAACTGGGCATGAATTTCTGGCTGGCGCTGGTGCTCGCGCCCATCGTCATCGGCGCGCTGGCGTGGGTGACGGAGAAGGTGCTGCTGCGCCACGTGTATGCGCAGGCGCACGAGTTCCACATCCTCATCACCGTGGGGCTGGCGCTGGCGGTGCAGGAACTGATCATCGTCGCGTGGGGGCCGCTGGGCGTGGACGTGCCGCCGCCCGATGCGCTGCAAGGCGTCGTGATGTGGGGCGATTTCGTTTATCCCAAGTATCGGCTGTTCGTGATCGGTTTCACTGCCGTGCTGGCGATGGGCTTGTGGTGGCTGCTCGAAGGCACGCGGCTCGGTAGTGCAGTGCGCGCGGGCAGTGAATCCACCGAGATGGTGTCGCTGCTCGGTATCAACGTATTCCGCCTGTTCAGTCTGATGTTTGCGCTCGGTGCCGCCACGGCGGCGGTGGCCGGCGTGCTCGCCGCGCCCATTCGTGGCGCTGAGCCCTTCATGGGCGTGGAAGCACTCGGCATCGCCTTCGTCGTGGTGGTGGTGGGCGGCATGGGCAGCTTTGCGGGGGCGCTGGTCGGCGGCCTGCTGGTCGGCATTGTGCAGAGCCTGATGAGCACGCTGTGGCCCGAGGGCGCGCGGCTGATGATCTACGTGGCGATGGCAGCCGTGCTGCTGCTGCGCCCGCACGGCCTGCTGGGGAGGGGATGA
- a CDS encoding ABC transporter substrate-binding protein: protein MNRRDLLKLAALSAVPASVLQARSALAADAIELGCPVPMSGAFAANGKFADLGMKLAVEQYGKVLGRPLAYSVLDTEGKPATAVRKVQELAQQKNARYFAGGILSSESLAMGKEAEKFGGVFITTAGADEITGKDCNRATFRWSVPTYGAIERTVRPLIESMPKAKRWYTITPQYVFGDGLLSAAKNIFKEKGIEHVGNSYHALTEKEFSGYLTNAMAAKPDVLLILNFGSQSSDTLRQAVSFGMKKNTTILVAWASGLEQFESLGADLCDGVYFGAQYWHDVDTPANRDLVKRTQAAFKANPNYSLAGSYTCTKILLDAMAKAGSADPKAVIAALQGMKYDGLTGAEEIRAADHQVLKNYYLLKGKPKSRMKDKDDFAEVVAVGKAFLPVEQTQCKLA, encoded by the coding sequence TTGAATCGTCGAGACTTGCTCAAACTGGCGGCGCTGTCCGCCGTGCCCGCGTCGGTGCTGCAGGCCCGTTCCGCGTTGGCTGCTGATGCCATCGAACTGGGCTGCCCGGTGCCGATGTCCGGTGCGTTTGCCGCCAACGGCAAGTTCGCCGACCTGGGCATGAAGCTGGCCGTGGAGCAATACGGCAAGGTGCTAGGCCGGCCGCTGGCGTACAGCGTGCTCGACACCGAGGGCAAGCCGGCCACGGCTGTACGCAAGGTTCAGGAACTCGCGCAGCAGAAGAACGCGCGCTACTTTGCGGGCGGCATCCTGTCTTCTGAATCGCTGGCGATGGGTAAGGAGGCGGAAAAGTTTGGCGGTGTGTTCATCACCACGGCCGGGGCCGATGAAATCACCGGCAAGGACTGCAACCGCGCGACGTTCCGCTGGTCGGTGCCGACCTACGGCGCCATCGAGCGCACCGTGCGGCCGCTGATCGAATCGATGCCGAAGGCCAAGCGCTGGTACACCATCACGCCGCAGTACGTGTTTGGCGATGGGCTGCTCTCGGCGGCCAAGAACATCTTCAAGGAAAAGGGCATTGAGCATGTCGGCAACAGCTACCACGCGCTCACCGAGAAGGAATTCAGCGGCTACCTGACCAACGCGATGGCCGCCAAGCCTGACGTGCTGCTGATCCTGAACTTCGGTTCGCAATCGTCCGACACGCTGCGCCAGGCAGTGAGCTTCGGCATGAAGAAGAACACGACGATCCTGGTGGCGTGGGCGTCGGGGCTGGAGCAATTCGAATCGCTGGGCGCGGACCTGTGCGACGGCGTGTACTTCGGCGCGCAGTACTGGCACGACGTGGACACGCCCGCCAACCGTGATCTGGTGAAGCGCACGCAGGCCGCGTTCAAGGCCAACCCGAACTACAGCCTGGCGGGCTCGTACACCTGCACGAAGATCCTGCTCGACGCGATGGCCAAGGCGGGCAGCGCTGACCCGAAGGCCGTGATTGCCGCGCTGCAGGGCATGAAGTACGACGGCCTGACCGGCGCCGAAGAGATTCGCGCGGCCGACCACCAGGTGCTCAAGAACTACTACCTGCTCAAGGGCAAGCCCAAGAGCCGCATGAAGGACAAGGACGACTTTGCCGAGGTGGTGGCCGTTGGCAAGGCGTTCCTGCCGGTCGAACAGACGCAGTGCAAGCTGGCTTGA
- a CDS encoding FadR/GntR family transcriptional regulator has product MATLGAGKTASIGIRKQKRADLVAEELKRLITQRNLKPGDKLPQEVKLQETFGVSKGTIREALKSLEVQGLVSVSTGPAGGGTIVEVPLDRTFQLMQNYLFFKDIGIADVYTVRRLLEPELAAGAVPHLTEDDFRALEHTIDLCDPASAKAAAPLDQRQEDLSFHDILAAANPNPMLRFCCELINEMIRQLVVFGNETPAKEHAKFGASNVKFHRQILDAARARDAETVRELMSTHMEDCTHHVTRMKGRVHGRLVLDSEMPRRNRPLIDDHDDGSEDA; this is encoded by the coding sequence ATGGCCACACTCGGAGCAGGCAAGACGGCGTCGATCGGCATCCGCAAGCAGAAACGCGCCGACCTCGTTGCCGAAGAACTCAAGCGGCTGATCACGCAGCGCAACCTCAAGCCCGGCGACAAGCTCCCGCAGGAGGTCAAGCTGCAGGAGACCTTTGGCGTAAGCAAGGGCACCATCCGCGAGGCGCTCAAATCATTGGAAGTGCAAGGCCTGGTGAGTGTGAGCACGGGGCCCGCCGGCGGCGGCACCATCGTCGAGGTGCCGCTCGACCGCACGTTCCAGCTCATGCAGAACTACCTGTTCTTCAAAGACATCGGCATTGCGGATGTCTACACCGTGCGCCGATTGCTTGAGCCTGAGCTGGCCGCCGGTGCCGTGCCGCATCTGACCGAAGACGATTTCCGCGCGCTCGAGCACACGATCGACCTGTGCGACCCGGCGTCGGCCAAGGCCGCCGCGCCACTCGACCAACGCCAGGAAGACCTGAGCTTTCACGACATTCTGGCCGCCGCCAACCCCAACCCGATGCTGCGGTTCTGCTGCGAGCTGATCAACGAAATGATTCGACAGCTTGTGGTGTTCGGCAACGAAACCCCGGCCAAGGAGCACGCCAAGTTCGGCGCGTCCAACGTCAAGTTCCACCGACAGATTCTCGACGCCGCACGCGCGCGCGACGCCGAAACCGTGCGTGAACTCATGAGCACGCACATGGAAGACTGCACACATCACGTCACGCGGATGAAGGGCCGCGTGCATGGCCGGCTCGTGCTCGACTCCGAGATGCCGCGCCGCAATCGGCCGCTGATCGACGACCACGACGACGGCAGCGAAGACGCGTGA
- the cynS gene encoding cyanase encodes MQREDVTDLIVLQKIKKQLTWAQLAEVIGHSKEWSTAALLGQMTLTEAQANAVGVALDLPDEAIALLQVPPYKGSLPTAVPTDPLIYRFYELISVYGTTFKALIHEEFGDGIMSAIDFNMDLKREPDPKGDRVRIVMSGKFLPYKTY; translated from the coding sequence ATGCAACGCGAAGATGTGACTGACCTGATCGTCCTGCAGAAGATCAAGAAGCAGCTGACGTGGGCGCAACTGGCCGAGGTGATCGGCCACAGCAAGGAGTGGAGCACCGCCGCACTGCTCGGTCAGATGACGCTGACCGAAGCACAGGCGAATGCCGTGGGTGTGGCGCTGGATTTGCCGGACGAGGCAATCGCGCTACTGCAGGTGCCGCCTTACAAGGGGTCATTGCCGACAGCTGTGCCGACGGACCCGCTGATCTACCGTTTCTATGAGCTGATCAGCGTGTATGGCACGACGTTCAAAGCGCTGATCCATGAAGAGTTTGGCGACGGCATCATGAGCGCGATCGACTTCAACATGGACCTCAAGCGCGAGCCCGATCCCAAGGGCGATCGGGTGCGCATCGTGATGAGCGGCAAATTTCTGCCGTACAAGACCTACTGA
- a CDS encoding carbohydrate porin, whose translation MELEAARPAARRQSRNKRFGQRVGASAIAAAVLALGAASAHAYDITTSPYLLGDWGGLRTRLADQGVTFNLGYGSEVAHNFSGGTEHLTRYTDQWVMGTTLDLNKLAGWQGATFQATVTDRNGRNLGSDANIGNNMLIQEVYGRGQTWHLTQFWLNQKLLNDRLEIKAGRVTVGEDFFSFSCDFQNLTFCGSQPGNLVGSYWVNWPTSQWGARAKVHTSAETYAQIGVYQVNPNYVDDSWARRNGWKLNNPGGTTGALIPLEFGWLPNIDGRPGSYKAGVWYNTSNGKDLYEDVNGNPRGITGLDAKQHSGQYGAYLNLQQQVTGTAGGRGATVFLNFSQADRNTAQTDHQLSVGVQYKGPFDRLADTVGFAVGATHNNGRFADFVRQSNARTGSNTVVGDGYEYVSELYYSYSPVPSVYFRPNLQYILHPGGTTQNKNAFVIGLKTGITF comes from the coding sequence ATGGAGCTCGAAGCCGCACGTCCGGCCGCACGTCGTCAATCCCGCAACAAGCGCTTTGGTCAACGCGTTGGCGCGTCGGCCATCGCGGCAGCCGTACTGGCACTCGGCGCTGCCAGCGCCCACGCATACGACATCACCACCAGCCCGTATCTGCTGGGCGACTGGGGCGGTCTGCGTACCCGCCTAGCCGATCAGGGCGTGACGTTCAACCTCGGCTACGGCAGCGAAGTGGCGCACAACTTCAGCGGCGGCACCGAGCACCTCACCCGCTATACCGACCAGTGGGTGATGGGCACCACGCTGGACCTGAACAAGCTGGCCGGCTGGCAAGGCGCTACATTCCAGGCCACTGTCACCGACCGCAACGGCCGCAACCTCGGCAGCGATGCGAACATCGGCAACAACATGCTGATCCAGGAGGTCTATGGCCGCGGCCAGACCTGGCACCTGACGCAGTTCTGGCTGAACCAGAAGCTGCTCAACGACCGCCTGGAAATCAAGGCCGGCCGTGTGACGGTGGGCGAAGACTTCTTCTCGTTCTCGTGCGACTTCCAAAACCTGACGTTCTGCGGCTCGCAGCCGGGCAACCTGGTGGGCAGCTACTGGGTGAACTGGCCGACCAGCCAATGGGGTGCCCGCGCCAAGGTGCACACCTCGGCAGAAACCTACGCGCAGATCGGCGTGTACCAGGTCAACCCGAACTACGTGGATGACAGCTGGGCCCGCCGCAACGGCTGGAAGCTGAACAACCCGGGTGGCACCACCGGCGCGCTGATCCCGCTGGAGTTCGGCTGGCTGCCCAACATCGACGGTCGGCCGGGTTCGTACAAGGCAGGCGTCTGGTACAACACGTCCAACGGCAAAGATCTGTACGAAGACGTGAACGGCAACCCGCGCGGCATCACCGGCCTGGACGCCAAGCAGCACAGCGGCCAATATGGCGCCTACCTGAACCTGCAGCAGCAAGTGACCGGCACGGCCGGCGGACGCGGCGCCACGGTGTTCCTGAACTTCTCGCAGGCAGATCGCAACACCGCGCAGACCGATCACCAACTCTCGGTGGGCGTGCAGTACAAAGGGCCGTTTGATCGCCTGGCGGACACCGTCGGCTTTGCTGTCGGCGCAACGCACAACAACGGCCGCTTTGCTGACTTCGTCCGCCAGAGCAATGCCCGTACCGGTTCAAACACCGTCGTGGGTGACGGCTACGAATACGTGAGCGAGTTGTACTACAGCTACTCGCCTGTGCCCTCTGTGTACTTCCGTCCTAATCTGCAGTACATCCTGCATCCGGGCGGTACCACGCAGAACAAGAATGCGTTCGTGATCGGCCTGAAAACGGGCATCACGTTCTAA
- the xylF gene encoding D-xylose ABC transporter substrate-binding protein has protein sequence MISRVLNTIAAAAVLSFAATSAHASKEAPVIGFSIDDLRVERWTHDRDYFVDAAKKLGATVNVQSANANEAKQIAQIENLIAQNVDVLVIVPFNSKVLGNAIASAKKKGIKVVSYDRLILNADIDGYVTFDNVKVGELQAQGVVKLAPKGNYFLLGGASTDNNARLLRDGQMKVLKPLVDKGDIKIVGEQWTPEWDPSKAQNIVENALTANSNNIQGIVASNDGTAGGAIQALARQKLAGKVPVSGQDADLAAVRRVAEGTQAMTVYKPIKEIAATAAEMAVDLVKGTAPKFNTKLNNGKKDVDTVLLTPTLLTKDNLDSTVVKDGFYTHQQIFGK, from the coding sequence ATGATTTCCCGTGTACTGAACACCATTGCCGCTGCGGCGGTCCTGAGCTTTGCCGCAACGTCGGCCCATGCCAGCAAGGAAGCGCCGGTGATCGGCTTCTCGATCGACGACCTGCGTGTCGAGCGCTGGACGCATGACCGCGATTACTTTGTCGACGCTGCCAAGAAGCTGGGCGCCACCGTCAACGTGCAGTCGGCCAACGCCAATGAGGCCAAGCAGATCGCCCAGATCGAGAACCTGATCGCGCAGAACGTCGACGTGCTCGTGATCGTGCCGTTCAACTCCAAGGTGCTGGGCAACGCCATTGCCAGCGCCAAGAAGAAGGGCATCAAGGTCGTATCGTATGACCGCCTGATCCTGAACGCCGACATCGACGGCTACGTGACCTTCGACAACGTGAAGGTGGGCGAGCTGCAGGCACAGGGCGTGGTCAAACTGGCGCCCAAGGGCAACTACTTCCTGCTGGGCGGCGCCTCCACTGACAACAATGCGCGGCTGCTGCGCGACGGCCAGATGAAGGTGCTCAAGCCGCTGGTCGACAAGGGCGACATCAAGATCGTCGGCGAGCAATGGACGCCGGAGTGGGACCCTTCCAAGGCCCAGAACATCGTTGAGAACGCGCTGACGGCCAACAGCAACAACATCCAGGGCATCGTCGCCTCGAACGACGGCACGGCAGGCGGCGCCATCCAGGCACTGGCACGCCAGAAACTGGCGGGCAAAGTGCCGGTGTCGGGTCAGGATGCCGACTTGGCCGCCGTGCGCCGCGTGGCCGAAGGCACGCAAGCCATGACGGTGTACAAGCCGATCAAGGAGATTGCCGCCACCGCCGCTGAAATGGCCGTCGATCTGGTCAAGGGTACCGCGCCCAAGTTCAACACCAAGCTGAACAACGGCAAGAAGGATGTCGACACCGTGCTGCTGACGCCGACCCTGCTGACCAAGGACAACCTGGACAGCACCGTCGTCAAGGACGGCTTCTATACGCACCAGCAGATCTTCGGCAAGTAA